DNA from Bacteroidota bacterium:
CACCCCGGGATCGGGCGAGAAGCCCAAAGCGCGCACCAGCAGCCCGTGAAGCCCCAGAAGCTGCAGCAGAAACGTGAGCGCGGTCAGCACCAGGATCGCACGCAATGCGGCGGGCATCATGCGAAACCCACGACGCACAGCCTGCCCAAAGCTTTCATGTCCGTACGGCATAACTCAGCTCACCGGCTTATCTTCGTACATCTGCTGCCAGGCTCGGTATCGGCGCCGGGCCTGATGCGTCCAGATGCGGATGAGCGCGTATCCCCACAGCATGCCCCCTAGGTGTGCAAACCGGGCCACATGATCCGACGGTCCAGCGGCCACCCCAGCCCACAGCTCCAACAGCCCGTAAAGGATCACGAAGTACTTGGCCTTAATCGGCAGCAGAAAGTAGAGATAGATGTACTGATTGGGGAATAGGAGCCCAAAGCCCAAAAGCAAGCCGAAGACGGCTCCGGAGGCTCCGATTACGGGCGCCGTCGGATCTCCCCAAAAGGTGGTCACGATAAGATGCGTCAGCATTGCGCCCGAGCCACAAAGGAAGTAATACAGCACGAAACGCCGGCTGCCCCAGAAGTTCTCCAGCGGCGCCCCGAACATCCAGAGCGCCAGCATGTTGAAAAACAGGTGCGCGATCCCGCCGTGTAGAAAAAGGCTCGTAACGAGCTGCCAGGGCAAAAAAAGCCCCGTAAGCGGATGCCAGAGGGCCCCGTAGCGCAGGAACACCCCCTCCAGCACAGGCAGGGTCTGCGCCATGAAGACCAGCCCGTTTAGAATGAGCAGGTGCTTAACGGCCTCCGGTAGAAGCCGGAATCCGGGGGGCTGATACGCTTCGTACATGCTCCAAGCTCCTCGGGCGCAAGATACGAGAGGATGCCGCAAATGCCAAGTTTCCGGCCTGTCAAGTTGACCGATCTACGGAAGGATCGCTCTTTTGGCTGTCGAATCGACGCGTTAAGGGCGAGCTGGACATGCTCTGGTCCGTTTTTTGAGGCCTCCCCGGCGCGGCTCTCCAAGAAACGCCGGAAACCAAGCCAACAAGCGGGTACTTGAGAGTATGACGACAGAACAGCCGGAAGTCCAGACCAGCGCCCCGGCTCCGCAAGAACAGCCGGATTCCGCCTCCTCGCAAACCGATCCGCAGCGCGAGATCGCCGCGCTGAAGGCAGAGCTAGCCCTGCTGCACGATCAACTGCTGCGCAAGGCGGCCGACTTCGAAAACTACAAAAAGCGCGTGGAGCGAGAACGTCAGCAGCTCATCGCCTTTGCCAATGAGCGGCTTATTTTGGCGCTTTTGCCGATCCTGGATGATCTAGAGCGCTCCCTAGAGGCCGCCGAGCAGAGCTCGGACTTTCAAGGGCTGCAGGAGGGCATTCGGCTGGTGCACCGCAAGTTTCTGGAGGTGCTCAAAGCCGAAGGAGTGGAGCCGTTTTCGAGCACGGGCCAGGCTTTTGACTACACGCGGCATGAGGCCTTTATGGAGCAACCCACCTCCGAGGTGCCGCCGGGTACGGTGGTGCGCGAGTTGCAAAAAGGGTACACACTCCGAGACCGTGTGATCCGGCATGCGAAGGTGATCGTATCCCGTGCCCCCGACACAGACAAAGATCCCGCCAAGCAAGATGCCGCGTGATTACTATGAGATCCTGGGCGTAAGCCGAGACGCTTCCCCGGAGGAGATCAAACGGGCCTACAGGCAACTGGCCCTGAAGTATCATCCGGATCGCAACCCGGGCGACAAAGAGGCCGAGGAGCGCTTCAAGGAGCTGGCTGAGGCCTATGCGGTCTTGAGCGACCCCGAAAAACGAGCCCAATACGACCGCTACGGCCATGCGGGCCTGCGCGGCGCACCCGGCTGGGGCGAGGGGGGGGCGTTCTCAGACATCAGCGAAATCCTCCGCCAATTCAGCGACGTCTTCGGGGCGGATTTCTTCGGGGATCTGTTCGGGACGCGCGCCACAGGTCGTGCGAGCTCCGGGCAGACCGGCTCGGACCTGCGCATCCGGCTTGCCCTCAGCTTGGAGGAGATCGCCACGGGCGTGGAGAAGCGGCTTCGGCTGCGCAAGTACGTGCGCTGCGAAGCCTGCTCTGGCACAGGCGTTCGAACTGGTGCCCGAGCGGAGCGCTGTCCGACCTGTCAGGGTATGGGGCAGGTCCGCCAGATCACCCGCTCTCTTTTTGGTCAATTCGTGAGCATTCAACCCTGTCCGAGCTGCCAAGGCGAGGGGCGCCTGATCCGAGATAGCTGCCCCAAATGCGGCGGCGAGGGGCGTTACCGCGATGAGGTCACCTTAGAGGTGCGTATTCCCGCCGGTGTGGCCGAAGGCCACTACATCCCCCTACGGGGCCAGGGCAACGCCGGCATCCGGGGCGGACCGCCTGGGGACCTTATCGTGGTGATCGAGGAAAAGGAGCATCCGCTTTTCACCCGAGAGGGCGCGGATCTGTACTACAACCTATACCTGAGCTTCCCCGACGCCGCCCTCGGGACGGAGGTCGACATTCCGCAGCTTACGGGTCCACCGGTGCGCATCCAAATCGAGCCCGGCACGCCCCCGGGTAAGCTGTTGCGCATCCGCGGCCGGGGGCTTCCGGACGTGCAAGGCTATGGCCGGGGCGATCTGATCGTGCGCGTGCACCTATGGGTGCCCCAGAAGCTCTCCAGCAAGGAGCGCAAGCTGCTAGAGGAATTGCGCACTTCCCCCCATTTTCAGCCCCCTCAAGGGCAGGAAGCCCACCGCAGTTTTTTTAGCCGGGTAAAGGACGCCCTAGGCGGCTAGCTAGAAGCCTTGCCGCAGACGCTGGGCGTATTCTCGCGGTAGCCCCGCCTTGAGGATTTTGCGCGCGGCCCCTTCGACGTCGTACTCCACCCGCACGAACTCCAACGCCCAGGCCTCGGTGTCCAAGATCGCGGCCGAGGCCCTCGGATCTCCGTCTCGGGGCTGGCCTACGCTGCCCGGATTGATCACGTAGCGCGGCCCTGCTTGAAACCGGAACACGCCCACCTGCTCGCAGAGCAGCCCCGGGATGTGCGTGTGGCCCACGAAGCAAAGCGGTGTCTGTAGATGCTGAAACAGTTTCTGCGCATCCTCTAGCGTCATCACATACGGCCAATGCTCCGGCTCATGCAGGCTGGCGTGCACATAGGTGGCTAGCTGGCCCTTTAACACGAGGGGGAGGCTCCGCAGATAGGCCAGATGCTCCGGGCCCAGCACGCGGCGCGTATAGCGCAGCACGACCTGCTGGTTGCGCGAAAAAAGCGGCCATAGCTCATCGCGCAGGATGGCCGCATCGTGATTGCCCAGCACGCATCCGTGCGCCTTTTCGCGCACCCGCTCGATGACCTCTCTGGGGGAGGCGCCGTAGCCTACGAGATCGCCCAGGCAGAAGATGCGGGCTACCTGTCGGCGCTCGAACTCTTCGAGCACGGCCTCAAGCGCCTCAAAGTTCGCGTGTACGTCTGCGATAACGCCGATGCGCATGCGCCCTCGAGCGCACCTTTGCGGGCGGGCCAAGCTACGGCCTCTTAAGCGGCCCGGGCAAGCGGGGCGGCCATCGGAGCCCTAGCGGCGCCGCCCGTCTTGGGCCTCCGGCAAAAAAGGAGCCCATTCGACGTTTTGGCGCGGATCAACGCCTTGTCGGGAGCGGGCCACCATGCGCGCTACGGCCTCCATGAGCCGCGCGTTGTGGATCACGATGCCGTCTTTGATGGTGTGCACGATTCCGCGCGTGCGTCGCATCTGGCCCCGCTCATCCAGCGTGAGGGCCCCGAAGCTATACAGAAAGCGCAGATTATAGAGGGGCGAGCCGTCCACCAAGATCAAATCGGCCAGGTATCCGGGCCGAATAAGCCCCAGGCGCGGCTGCCGCAGGGTCTGGGCGCTGTTGTACGTGGCGGCCCGGATCACCTCTAGGGTGTGCAGACCTGTTTCGCGCAGCAGCTGTAGTTCCCGTACGTTCGAAAACCCCGGCGTGGCCCAGATGTAGTTATCGTCGGTGCCGTAGGCCACGCGCCCGCCGCGTTTGTTGAACTCGTAGATGAGCCTACCCCAGAGTTCAAAGGCGGCGTACCAATAGTATTCGTCATCCGAGGTCCAGTCCCAATGATAG
Protein-coding regions in this window:
- a CDS encoding rhomboid family intramembrane serine protease, yielding MYEAYQPPGFRLLPEAVKHLLILNGLVFMAQTLPVLEGVFLRYGALWHPLTGLFLPWQLVTSLFLHGGIAHLFFNMLALWMFGAPLENFWGSRRFVLYYFLCGSGAMLTHLIVTTFWGDPTAPVIGASGAVFGLLLGFGLLFPNQYIYLYFLLPIKAKYFVILYGLLELWAGVAAGPSDHVARFAHLGGMLWGYALIRIWTHQARRRYRAWQQMYEDKPVS
- the grpE gene encoding nucleotide exchange factor GrpE is translated as MRPPRRGSPRNAGNQANKRVLESMTTEQPEVQTSAPAPQEQPDSASSQTDPQREIAALKAELALLHDQLLRKAADFENYKKRVERERQQLIAFANERLILALLPILDDLERSLEAAEQSSDFQGLQEGIRLVHRKFLEVLKAEGVEPFSSTGQAFDYTRHEAFMEQPTSEVPPGTVVRELQKGYTLRDRVIRHAKVIVSRAPDTDKDPAKQDAA
- the dnaJ gene encoding molecular chaperone DnaJ, translated to MPRDYYEILGVSRDASPEEIKRAYRQLALKYHPDRNPGDKEAEERFKELAEAYAVLSDPEKRAQYDRYGHAGLRGAPGWGEGGAFSDISEILRQFSDVFGADFFGDLFGTRATGRASSGQTGSDLRIRLALSLEEIATGVEKRLRLRKYVRCEACSGTGVRTGARAERCPTCQGMGQVRQITRSLFGQFVSIQPCPSCQGEGRLIRDSCPKCGGEGRYRDEVTLEVRIPAGVAEGHYIPLRGQGNAGIRGGPPGDLIVVIEEKEHPLFTREGADLYYNLYLSFPDAALGTEVDIPQLTGPPVRIQIEPGTPPGKLLRIRGRGLPDVQGYGRGDLIVRVHLWVPQKLSSKERKLLEELRTSPHFQPPQGQEAHRSFFSRVKDALGG
- a CDS encoding metallophosphatase family protein encodes the protein MRIGVIADVHANFEALEAVLEEFERRQVARIFCLGDLVGYGASPREVIERVREKAHGCVLGNHDAAILRDELWPLFSRNQQVVLRYTRRVLGPEHLAYLRSLPLVLKGQLATYVHASLHEPEHWPYVMTLEDAQKLFQHLQTPLCFVGHTHIPGLLCEQVGVFRFQAGPRYVINPGSVGQPRDGDPRASAAILDTEAWALEFVRVEYDVEGAARKILKAGLPREYAQRLRQGF